The following are encoded together in the Rhizoctonia solani chromosome 10, complete sequence genome:
- a CDS encoding intradiol ring-cleavage dioxygenase translates to MFSKPLIAAALLAQLVTAHFDPVPPRSVAEFKRRELEANRRHLAARNCEPQIAEFNARRMAKRGLSLDRREVGAHFAPRQTNNTPTFPTIQNSTCVTAPEVTEGPYYVANELLRSDVRESQSGVNLVLDIGVMDTTTCTPLSNALVEIWACNATGSYSGFTTPPTRGNSMSDQLTWLRGGFATNNEGMVEFNTIYPGYYTGRAIHIHTMVQTNYQVASNGSIVSHAGQVRHMGQIFFDEGLNDQVLAHSAYQGTSQSRTRNNQDSILRTGSSNGYNAIASTSFLGNNGDANGGILAYITLGVDTSFQGSINSNNYVTAGGSQASPTGSSSQELNGGPTTSAAWGSILLIACNFFMQVMGI, encoded by the exons ATGTTTTCCAAACCACTCATCGCTGCAGCTTTGCTTGCTCAACTTGTCACTG CACACTTTGACCCTGTCCCTCCCCGTTCTGTTGCTGAATTCAAACGTCGAGAGCTCGAAGCGAACCGTCGTCATTTGGCCGCTCGCAACTGCGAACCTCAAATTGCGGAATTCAATGCTAGGCGTATG GCCAAACGCGGGTTATCCCTCGATCGTCGAGAAGTAGGCGCGCACTTTGCTCCTCGCCAGACAAACAATACGCCAACTTTCCCCACCATCCAAAAC TCGACCTGTGTAACGGCTCCAGAAGTAACGGAAGGTCCATACTACGTGGCTAACGAACTCTTGCGAAGCGATGTGCGCGAGTCTCAATCGGGCGTAAACCTCGTGCTCGATATTGGGGTCATGGACACAACGACATGCACGCCTCTTTCCAACGCGTTGGTTGAAATATGGGCATGCAAC GCTACTGGTTCTTATTCGGGATTCACCACCCCTCCGACTCGTGGAAATTCTATGAGCGATCAAT TAACCTGGCTCCGTGGAGGATTTGCAACTAACAACGAAGGAATGGTCGAATTCAATACCATCTACCCAGGATACT ACACTGGGCGCGCAATCCACATTCACACCATGGTCCAAACCAACTACCAAGTAGCTTCCAACGGTAGCATTGTCAGCCACGCAGGACAAGTCCGGCACATGGGACAAATCTTCTTTGACGAAGGATTAAACGATCAAGTTCTTGCCCATTCTGCCTACCAGGGTACTTCTCAGTCACGTACACGCAACAATCAAGATAGCATTTTGAGGACTGGAAGTTCGAATGGATATAATGCTATCGCCAGTACTTCATTTTTGGGAAACAACGGGGATGCGAATGGAGGTATTTTGGCATATATCA CGCTTGGTGTGGACACATCGTTCCAAGGAAGCATTAATAGCAACAACTATGTCACAGCTGGTGGAAGTCAGGCGTCGCCTACTGGTTCCAGTAGCCAAGAGTTGAATGGGGGCCCTACGACTAGTGCCGCCTGGGGGTCTATCCTGTTGATCGCGTGCAACTTCTTTATGCAAGTTATGGGCATCTAA
- a CDS encoding Zinc-binding dehydrogenase, translated as MTAPSSTRAFILGSKSPRQLGEKTIQYYSASVQDVPLPKGEVVVKVLCAGFNHREGFIPGLKKERRWVLMHRESWFPVPNTYSTNEFSSCLWSDGRVTLEERMASKSHFILSIPLFGIVGGVSHPAYGTFSEYVALDAKSVILAPEHMSDEEAGAWALGAVTAWRAVVTKAQVEKGHNVLIVRARLFSSYLSSLIVLVYGMKQTGIGGGVAMIALRFAVALGANVFVSSSNKQTIDWAIEAGAKGGVNYRDESWPRDLAALLKEHNITGIDAIIDSAGGDLLGKTGKSLNPGAKVVCYGMTASPSIPLAMPAVLKNVDLLGSTMGSTAELQAATDFAAKHKLKPSVSVVLEGLENAERGFELIEKGRESGKIVVRVGTRSGSESKL; from the exons ATGACTGCACCGAGTTCGACAAGGGCATTTATCCTCGGGTCCAAATCTCCCCGCCAACTGGGTGAAAAGACGATTCAATATTATAGTGCTTCGGTCCAGGACGTTCCGCTCCCCAAGGGAGAAGTCGTAGTCAAGGTTTTATGTGCGGGATTTAACCATCGCGAG GGCTTTATCCCGGGATTAAAGAAGGAGCGACGATGGGTGCTGATGCATCGG GAATCGTGGTTTCCGGTCCCGAACACCTACTCAACAAACGAGTTCTCGTCGTGCCTATGGTCGGATGGGAGAGTAACCCTCGAGGAGCGGATGGCAAGCAAGTCTCACTTCATTCTCTCCATTCCCCT GTTCGGGATCGTGGGTGGTGTATCACATCCTGCGTACGGCACGTTCTCCGAGTACGTCGCGTTGGACGCAAAGTCTGTGATCCTTGCGCCAGAACATATGTCTGATGAGGAGGCTGGGGCTTGGGCTCTGGGTGCCGTTACTGCTTGGAG GGCGGTAGTCACCAAGGCTCAGGTCGAAAAAGGACACAACGTGTTAATCGTACGTGCTCGTCTCTTCTCATCTTATCTTTCGTCGCTTATTGTTCTTGTGTATGGGATGAAACAGACGGGTATCGGCGGAGGAGTCGCTATGATTGCACTTCGGTTTGCCGTTGCACTAGGCGCAAACGTCTTTGTTTCTTCGTCGAATAAGCAGACGATTGATTGGGCGATCGAGGCGGGTGCCAAGGGTGGTGTAAACTATCGAGATG AATCATGGCCTAGAGATCTGGCTGCACTTTTGAAAGAACATAATATTACTGGTATAGACGCGATTATCGACTCGGCAGGAGGAGATTTACTAGGTAAAACTGGGAAATCGTTGAATCCTGGTGCCAAAGTCGTTTGCTACGGGAT GACCGCGTCGCCGTCGATCCCGCTTGCGATGCCCGCAGTGCTCAAAAACGTCGACTTGCTCGGATCTACGATGGGCTCCACGGCCGAGCTCCAAGCTGCCACCGATTTTGCAGCCAAACACAAGCTCAAGCCGAGCGTGAGTGTTGTGCTCGAGGGACTGGAGAATGCCGAACGCGGGTTCGAGTTGATTGAAAAGGGCAGGGAGAGTGGCAAGATTGTTGTTAGGGTTGGTACGAGAAGTGGGTCCGAGTCGAAGCTTTGA
- a CDS encoding glutathione S-transferase, protein MAETAIPHSPVIVHHLSNSRSQRILWLLPPTQEELEIPYEIRKWHRTPEIAAPTELRQIHPLGGSPIIEDGDLVLAESGAIIEYPIAKYGNGRFSPSEAGWTDNLYWGTLMPYLVNLLAFSIVPDRAPLIVRPILRMAFNGLISQMIVPRLEISSKMIEKHLAKKAGRFFFAAGEIIKPTDFQMAFALEMWLGGGPELSPVGEHAHKFVETVAY, encoded by the exons ATGGCTGAAACTGCCATCCCACATTCGCCAGTTATTGTGCATCATTTGAGCAACTCGCGTTCTCAACGCATTCTTTGGCTCTTG CCACCTACACAAGAAGAGCTCGAGATTCCGTACGAGATTAGGAAATGGCACCGTACACCAGAGATAGCGGCCCCTACAGAACTGAGGCAGATTCATCCTCTGGGTGGCTCGCCAATAATCGAGGACGGTGACTTGGTTCTTGCCGAGTCGGGTGCCATCATTG AATACCCTATAGCCAAATACGGAAATGGTCGTTTCAGCCCTTCCGAGGCAGGATGGACAGATAACCTGTACT GGGGTACTCTAATGCCTTATCTCGTGAACTTGCTCGCCTTTTCGATAGTCCCGGACCGTGCGCCGCTCATCGTTCGTCCCATCTTGCGAATGGCGTTCAATGGTCTTATTTCTCAAATGATCGTGCCAAGGCTAGAAATAAGCAGCAAGATG ATTGAAAAGCACCTTGCGAAGAAGGCTGGTCGATTTTTTTTTGCTGCAGGAGAGATTATTAAGCCCACAGACTTTCAGATGGCGTTTGCACTCGAGATGTGGTTAGGTGGTGGGCCTGAGCTTTCACCAGTAGGAGAACATGCGCACAAATTTGTTGAAACTGTAGCTTATTAA
- a CDS encoding methyltransferase domain protein, which produces MAAYPIYDITTNAESPVYCVIPNLHPDTVDLESVIDSEAESAASGLTINSENVPEYFVERHGRQQPASENALRFFPADSTRRYILRHILGKYLFGGDCSGFMNDMLTSNPERRFNVLELGTRDGTWAQDMAAKFPNVQFRSLDFVPVMAHTPRSNILFEVYDFAARILLEDSSQDIVFLNVASELVNDYRALLRDVHRVLRPGGILYIRDYNLRLWEPQESPRLGQSLKPASSRIYDIAREVLTRLGGEPDICDKIARWLAPDSGLWSHINSDQSKGFERVEAITISYPSYPHGTYPCTSKLDSRIIPVLAHYATMTTRDMFGVLRDGGMTSDEANNIIEASIEELKDPRRCSLSRFYGIQAVKRS; this is translated from the exons ATGGCGGCTTATCCGATTTATGATATAACAACCAATGCCGAAAGCCCCGTGTATTGTGTCATCCCCAACCTCCATCCCGACACGGTCGACTTGGAGTCGGTAATTGATTCTGAAGCAGAGTCAGCAGCTTCTGGTCTGACTATAAACTCGGAGAATGTGCCAG AATACTTTGTTGAACGTCATGGCCGCCAGCAACCCGCAAGTGAGAATGCTCTCCGATTCTTCCCTGCAGATAGCACTCGAAGATACATATTACGGCATATTCTCGGAAAGTACTTGTTTGGCGgcgattgcagtgggtttaTGAATGATATGTTGACTTCCAATCCTGAACGGAGGTTCAATGTCCTTGAATTGGGTACGAGGGATGGAACTTG GGCTCAAGACATGGCAGCCAAGTTCCCCAATGTACAATTCCGAAGCCTGGATTTTGTACCAGTCATGGCACACACGCCTCGCTCGAACATCTTGTTCGAAGTTTACGACTTTGCCGCGAGGATACTGCTTGAAGACTCATCCCAAGATATCGTATTCCTTAACGTAGCATCGGAGCTG GTCAATGACTATCGTGCGCTTCTTCGTGATGTGCATCGTGTACTACGCCCAGGGGGAATATTATATATACGCGATTATAACCTGAGACTATGGGAGCCGCAAGAGAGTCCTCGATTGGGGCAAAGTCTAAAGCCAGCCAGCTCCAGGATTTATGATATTGCACGAGAGGTCCTCACCCGACTTGGCGGCGAACCGGATATATGCGACAAGATAGCCCGATGGCTGGCACCTGATTCAGGCTTGTGGTCGCATATCAACTCTGATCAATCAAAAGGATTCGAAAGAGTGGAGGCGATTACGATATCATATCCTTCATACCCACATGGAACATATCCCTGCACATCCAAACTGGACTCCCGAATCATACCCGTTTTAGCCCACTACGCTACAATGACGACCCGCGACATGTTTGGTGTCTTACGTGACGGTGGAATGACAAGCGATGAAGCCAACAATATTATTGAAGCCTCTATCGAGGAATTGAAGGACCCTAGGAGATGCAGCTTATCACGGTTTTATGGTATACAGGCAGTTAAACGGAGTTGA
- a CDS encoding glutathione S-transferase: protein MAEPTTAHSTIIVHHLNNSRSQRILWLLEELKIPYEIRKWDRTPEMVAPAELRQIHPLGGSPIIEDGDLVLAESGAIVEYLITKYGKGRFNPSEAGWTNNLYYTHYAEGTLMPYLVNLLVFSIVPDRAPLLVRPILRMAFNGLISQMIGPRLKLNSKMIEEHLEKKPGRFFAGGENLTSADFQMVFPLEAWLSRGSDLAPLGENTRTFVETIHARPAYKRALEKGGKYAYA, encoded by the exons ATGGCAGAGCCTACCACTGCGCATTCGACAATTATTGTACATCATTTGAACAACTCGCGTTCTCAACGTATTCTTTGGCTGTTG GAAGAGCTCAAGATTCCGTACGAGATTAGAAAATGGGATCGTACACCAGAGATGGTGGCCCCTGCAGAACTGAGACAGATTCATCCTCTAGGTGGCTCGCCGATTATCGAGGACGGCGACTTGGTTCTTGCCGAGTCAGGTGCTATCGTTG AGTATCTTATCACCAAGTACGGAAAGGGCCGTTTCAATCCTTCCGAAGCGGGATGGACAAACAATCTGTACT ACACCCATTATGCTGAAGGCACTCTGATGCCGTATCTTGTCAATTTGCTCGTCTTTTCGATAGTACCGGACCGTGCACCGCTTCTCGTTCGTCCCATCTTGCGAATGGCGTTCAATGGACTAATTTCTCAAATGATCGGGCCGAGGTTAAAGCTGAATAGCAAGATG ATTGAGGAGCACCTTGAAAAGAAACCTGGTCGTTTCTTTGCTGGAGGAGAGAATCTTACGTCTGCAGACTTCCAGATGGTGTTCCCCCTCGAAGCATGGCTGAGCCGTGGATCTGACCTCGCGCCACTGGGGGAGAACACTCGCACATTTGTTGAAACTATACATGCTAG GCCAGCTTATAAACGG GCCCTGGAAAAGGGAGGAAAATACGCTTATGCCTGA